One Candidatus Latescibacter sp. genomic region harbors:
- a CDS encoding T9SS type A sorting domain-containing protein has protein sequence MKRFIVCASLLLFTASTVFAAAFTPKIMKLTVPQQLKYSFDGKNLAIPVTVSGTPATAIFFVYTKGKAASVVKIRNGFLGWHYMNRVDTCMYMSGAQMLDIGSNVMNWDGKARDRSLVPAGDYTYYIWAYDSRSPKELVSTKFGPKFNCAGHIQQYDAKNMVMANPVYYPSPVAVPQLSVANGGYDSKTQNPGMKIRARWIIGTTPQDSTMIETTAFMGWGDDGKIALMPGEHTKFFVQNYIPKAVVPGGLHKVRKYSWVPNGTSQQKMDFGTDGEVTFANTSTGYAGPISDNLSSLWCIVGDNGYPDISNPAMMYYLDPNDGTVLRTYDFKWLWWDPTEVAKGYKYHGGPTQANYSNGRIYNQGLSFCMKHCIDPTQTKDSDVTLWYNGNGDYVGDRFWDPNAGARAWLCSGDSTAPWVYDYSGDPLGFSIFSTYDLGAVSFGLLGPDGTGFGYLAYAGDVAGLKYGPVIVDSNTAFDGIYCDNITQKTYPTSLWYIANDSIQGSISQSISVKEDQVEAFTVSQNTPNPFNPETTISFTVPKTGMVSVDVFNAAGQKVDTITNAFMTAGSHSVTWNASKFSAGIYFYTVKSGNTSKTLKMTLLK, from the coding sequence ATGAAACGCTTTATTGTATGCGCATCATTGCTTTTATTTACTGCATCAACAGTCTTTGCGGCTGCCTTTACACCCAAAATTATGAAGCTTACCGTACCCCAGCAACTGAAATACAGCTTCGACGGCAAAAATCTTGCCATACCGGTTACGGTATCAGGCACTCCCGCCACCGCGATATTTTTTGTGTATACCAAGGGAAAAGCCGCATCGGTAGTAAAAATTAGAAACGGTTTCCTGGGCTGGCATTATATGAATCGTGTCGATACCTGCATGTATATGTCCGGCGCCCAGATGCTGGATATCGGAAGTAATGTGATGAATTGGGACGGCAAGGCGAGAGATCGCAGCCTGGTTCCGGCGGGAGATTACACGTATTATATATGGGCGTACGACAGCAGGTCTCCCAAAGAGCTCGTGAGCACCAAATTCGGTCCGAAATTTAATTGCGCCGGACATATTCAGCAGTATGACGCCAAGAACATGGTTATGGCCAACCCCGTATATTATCCTTCACCGGTTGCTGTACCTCAGCTTTCCGTGGCCAACGGCGGATATGACAGCAAAACCCAGAATCCCGGAATGAAGATTCGCGCCCGATGGATTATTGGAACCACCCCGCAGGACTCGACCATGATTGAAACAACCGCCTTCATGGGCTGGGGCGATGACGGGAAAATTGCTCTTATGCCAGGCGAGCATACAAAATTTTTCGTTCAGAACTACATTCCCAAAGCGGTGGTCCCCGGAGGGCTTCATAAAGTCCGGAAATACTCGTGGGTTCCCAACGGCACCAGCCAGCAGAAAATGGATTTCGGCACAGACGGAGAAGTGACTTTTGCAAACACTTCCACAGGATACGCCGGGCCGATCAGCGACAACCTGAGCAGCCTCTGGTGCATAGTAGGCGATAATGGCTACCCCGATATCTCAAATCCGGCAATGATGTACTATCTGGACCCCAATGACGGCACCGTGCTGCGGACCTATGACTTTAAGTGGTTGTGGTGGGATCCCACAGAAGTGGCAAAGGGATACAAATACCATGGCGGGCCGACCCAGGCCAATTACTCCAACGGCCGTATTTACAACCAGGGTCTATCTTTCTGCATGAAGCACTGCATCGATCCCACCCAGACAAAAGACTCTGATGTCACGTTATGGTATAACGGGAACGGCGATTATGTCGGTGACCGTTTCTGGGATCCGAACGCCGGAGCGAGAGCATGGTTGTGTTCCGGCGACAGCACCGCACCCTGGGTGTACGATTACAGCGGAGATCCGCTTGGATTTTCCATTTTTTCGACCTATGATCTGGGGGCTGTGTCTTTTGGACTCCTTGGTCCCGATGGAACGGGATTCGGTTATCTTGCTTACGCCGGGGATGTGGCCGGCCTTAAATACGGCCCTGTTATTGTCGACAGTAATACTGCATTTGACGGTATCTACTGCGACAATATTACCCAGAAAACTTATCCCACCAGCCTCTGGTATATCGCCAATGATTCCATTCAAGGCAGTATTTCGCAGTCAATATCGGTGAAGGAGGATCAGGTTGAGGCTTTCACCGTCTCCCAGAATACTCCCAATCCCTTCAATCCCGAAACCACCATCAGTTTCACCGTTCCAAAAACCGGAATGGTAAGTGTTGATGTCTTCAACGCGGCGGGCCAGAAAGTGGATACCATCACCAACGCGTTTATGACAGCCGGTTCACATTCCGTTACCTGGAATGCATCCAAGTTTTCCGCCGGAATTTACTTCTATACGGTAAAATCCGGAAATACTTCCAAGACACTGAAGATGACACTTTTGAAATAG
- a CDS encoding cupin domain-containing protein — MVRKITLAGLFFTLCLPCLLAAQTLDGSPYTPGKDPDIDLYMVNWKDSAPKKTYGALTEQAIFTRGDPMKPPAKGAVLKYCNRFSHAALEPQATTGPVTLQGEQEVYYILSGKGAIKTGKKTVDLYEGICILMPANLTFVMTSTGSEPLTMYLVNEPIPQGFRPNKDILVRDENTIPITSTNGHWCHIVKGLFSAADGFGTLEAVLTVSLDPMTIAHPHSHDTGCEEAWTEISGTSIAFIGKQIRMQPPGTGYMIPPNGNTPHANINTSDKPIKLLYFARYKDHEVRK; from the coding sequence ATGGTACGAAAAATTACGCTGGCAGGACTCTTTTTTACTCTGTGCCTGCCCTGTTTATTGGCTGCCCAGACGCTGGACGGGAGTCCTTATACTCCCGGGAAAGACCCTGATATCGATCTCTACATGGTGAACTGGAAAGACTCCGCGCCGAAAAAAACCTACGGCGCCCTGACTGAACAAGCGATTTTCACCAGGGGCGACCCGATGAAACCGCCGGCAAAAGGCGCGGTGCTCAAGTACTGCAATCGTTTCAGCCATGCCGCATTGGAACCGCAGGCCACCACCGGTCCGGTCACCCTTCAGGGCGAGCAGGAAGTGTACTATATCCTTTCCGGCAAAGGCGCCATCAAAACAGGCAAGAAGACCGTTGACCTTTATGAAGGCATCTGCATTCTCATGCCCGCCAATCTTACATTCGTCATGACCAGTACCGGTTCCGAACCGCTCACCATGTACCTGGTCAACGAGCCGATTCCCCAGGGATTCCGCCCCAATAAGGACATACTTGTCAGGGATGAAAACACCATCCCCATTACTTCCACCAACGGCCATTGGTGCCACATCGTCAAAGGACTCTTTTCCGCCGCCGATGGGTTCGGAACCCTGGAGGCGGTGCTTACCGTGTCGCTGGATCCCATGACCATCGCCCATCCCCACAGCCATGACACGGGCTGCGAAGAGGCGTGGACTGAAATCTCCGGGACCAGTATTGCTTTCATCGGCAAGCAGATCCGCATGCAGCCCCCCGGAACCGGGTATATGATCCCACCCAACGGAAACACTCCCCACGCCAACATCAATACTTCTGACAAACCGATCAAATTGTTATACTTCGCTCGCTATAAAGATCACGAGGTGAGAAAATAA
- a CDS encoding cupin domain-containing protein has protein sequence MSVKAYTLSFLMFLAIQTAASGQSLDGSPYTPGKDADIDMFMGCWTESNPRVTHGTLIERDILTKGNALTPPRRGAVMEYVNRFAYGTLPAHNTTVPTALKGQQEAFYVLSGKGTVTGGGKTADLFDGICFFVPEGLEFTMTNTGDEPLTMYVISDPVPEGFKPGKEIRVKNENLFPLGTKDGHWCYQERDLLTGRDGLATIYAIITLTMDPMTIGHPHSHGRGTEEIWTTIKGNNIAFLGKQIRMQPPGTAYMIPEDGKTTHSNINQSKTEQVKMLYIAVRKDLKK, from the coding sequence ATGTCCGTCAAAGCATATACCCTGAGCTTTCTGATGTTTCTTGCGATTCAAACCGCCGCGTCCGGCCAAAGCCTGGACGGTTCTCCCTATACGCCCGGCAAGGATGCCGATATCGACATGTTCATGGGATGCTGGACCGAATCCAATCCCCGGGTGACCCACGGCACCCTGATCGAGCGGGATATTCTGACAAAAGGGAATGCTCTTACTCCCCCCCGCCGTGGCGCGGTGATGGAGTATGTGAACCGTTTCGCGTACGGTACCCTTCCCGCTCACAACACCACCGTTCCCACCGCGCTCAAAGGCCAGCAGGAAGCTTTTTATGTTCTTTCCGGAAAAGGTACGGTAACCGGAGGCGGAAAAACAGCCGATCTTTTCGACGGCATCTGCTTCTTTGTCCCGGAAGGCCTCGAATTCACCATGACCAATACCGGCGACGAGCCGCTGACCATGTATGTCATCTCCGACCCGGTGCCGGAAGGTTTCAAACCCGGAAAAGAAATCCGGGTTAAAAACGAGAATCTGTTTCCCCTCGGCACTAAGGACGGCCACTGGTGCTACCAGGAGCGTGACCTGCTTACGGGCCGTGACGGCCTCGCTACCATCTACGCCATCATCACACTCACCATGGATCCCATGACCATCGGACATCCCCACAGCCATGGACGCGGCACCGAGGAAATATGGACTACCATCAAGGGGAACAATATAGCATTCCTCGGCAAGCAGATCCGCATGCAGCCGCCGGGAACGGCCTACATGATACCGGAGGACGGGAAGACTACCCACTCCAATATCAACCAGTCAAAGACCGAGCAGGTGAAGATGCTCTATATCGCGGTTCGAAAGGATTTGAAAAAGTGA
- a CDS encoding cupin domain-containing protein, with protein sequence MSRPISILCLLLLTGYTVPAFAQNQLDPAPYDPAKEPNPDMYISSYKDSMPVHTHGALIERAVLTRCDGDPMNPPTKGAVLKYVNRFSYATLDASGSTSPTTLKNEQELFLILSGKGRVTAGKKTVELYPGMFFMVPCNLSFTITNTGDEEMTMYLVAEPTPPGFRPNTDLFVRDENVTPWTTSNAHWVNAYKDLIMPDDGLATLQMVLTVELYPMTFAQPHSHIPGCEEVWVTMSGEVYFLLGKQIRRLPVGSAYEIPPNDKVPHANFNVSEKPIKFFYFARFNDHEPRK encoded by the coding sequence ATGTCACGTCCGATTTCCATACTCTGTCTTCTTCTTCTGACAGGGTACACCGTTCCTGCATTCGCGCAGAATCAGCTAGATCCGGCGCCGTACGATCCGGCCAAAGAACCGAACCCGGACATGTACATCTCAAGTTATAAAGATTCCATGCCTGTGCATACGCACGGCGCCCTGATCGAACGGGCGGTGCTCACCCGCTGCGATGGCGATCCCATGAATCCGCCGACCAAAGGCGCGGTGCTCAAGTATGTGAACCGCTTCTCCTACGCCACCCTCGATGCGTCCGGCTCCACTTCGCCGACCACACTGAAAAACGAGCAGGAGCTTTTCCTTATCCTTTCCGGCAAAGGCAGGGTAACCGCCGGAAAGAAAACGGTGGAACTCTATCCGGGGATGTTTTTCATGGTTCCCTGCAATCTCAGCTTCACCATAACCAACACCGGCGATGAAGAGATGACCATGTACCTGGTAGCCGAGCCGACTCCGCCCGGATTCCGTCCCAATACGGACCTCTTCGTGCGTGACGAGAATGTAACGCCCTGGACTACGTCCAACGCCCACTGGGTCAATGCCTACAAGGATCTGATCATGCCCGATGACGGCCTGGCGACGCTCCAGATGGTGCTGACTGTCGAGTTGTACCCCATGACTTTTGCCCAGCCGCACAGCCACATTCCAGGATGCGAGGAAGTGTGGGTGACCATGAGCGGCGAGGTATACTTCCTTCTCGGAAAGCAGATTCGCAGGCTGCCGGTCGGCTCGGCCTATGAAATTCCGCCGAATGATAAAGTCCCGCACGCCAACTTCAATGTGTCGGAAAAACCGATCAAGTTTTTCTATTTCGCACGTTTCAACGACCATGAACCGAGGAAATAA